The nucleotide window ATCAAATCAATTAATATTGATATTGTTCATAATATTTATCATTTTTATAAAAATTATTTGGAGTTTTAAATATGACCAAAGAAGAAAATATTGAGATGCAAGGTACAATCATAGATACTTTGCCTAATACTATGTTTCATGTCAAATTAGAAAATGGACATAATATTATTGCTCATATTTCTGGGAAAATGAGAAAAAATTATATTAGAATTTTAACAGGAGACAAAGTAACTGTAGAATTAACAACTTATGATTTAACTAAAGGAAGGATAGTATTTCGTAGTCGATAATAAAAAATATTTATTAAATAAAATTATTTTATAAAAATTATAAAAATTATGGTTTTATTTTTTAAATTAAACAAATAATTTTTAAAATCATAAATAAAAATTTTTATATATTATTACGCTATAATAATATATAAAAATTATAATTTTTATAATAAATGTTTAATATTAATATCTTTCATAAACAATAATTGATTTTTTATTTTAAATATAAAAATATATTAATAATTTTTATTATAATCAATAATGATTAATTTTAAAAAAATTAAAAATTTTTAATAAAAATATTATTTTAATTAAAACACCAGGAAGTATGAAATGCGTACTGCATATTGTGGAAAATTACGATTAAATCATGTCAATGAAACAGTAAGATTATGTGGATGGGTTCAAAATATTCGTCATTTTAAAAAAATTATTTTTATTAATATGCGTGATTGTAATGGTATAGTTCAAATTATAATTGATAATCGTGAATTGCAATTATTTGAAAAAGCTAAAACACTAAGAAATGAATTTTGCATACAAATAACTGGTATTGTTCAAGAAAAAAATGCAAAGAATATATCTATACAAAATGGTGATATTGAAGTATTAGTTTCTGAATTAATTATTATTAATTCTTCCAATCCTCTTCCTTTAGACCAAACTAAAAAAAATAAAAAAAATGTTAGTTTAAAATATAGATATTTAGAATTAAGAAATTCAAACATAATCAATAATCTTAAAATTCGAAATGATGTTATAAATTTTATTCATAACTTTTTATATAAAAATAATTTTTTATATATTGAAACACCTATTTTAACACAATCAACACCTGAAGGTGCTCGAGATTATTTAGTGCCTAGTCGTATTCATAAAAAAAAATTTTATGCTCTTCCACAATCTCCTCAATTATTTAAACAATTGTTAATGATAGCCGGAATCGATCGATATTATCAAATAGCAAAATGTTTTAGAGATGAAGATTTAAGATCAGATCGACAACCGGAATTTACACAAATTGATCTAGAGTTATCTTTTGTGAATGCTATTCAAGTTCAAAATATCATTGAATTGATGATATGTAATTTATGGATGAAAATCAAAAATATAAATTTACCAAAATTTCCTAAAATAACTTTTAAAGAATCAATAAAATTATATGGAACAGATAAACCGGATTTACGTAATCCAATCATGATGACAAATATAAAAACATTATTTTCATCAACGATATACCATGAATTTACACCATTTATGAAAGATGAAAATAGTCGAATTGTAGCAATAAATATTCCTGATGGAAATAATTTAAGTGATATTGAAATTCAAAAATATCAAATAGAAACTGAACAATATCATAATTCAATTTTTTTATGCATAAAAAATAATCAATTACAATTTATTAATAAAAATTTTAAACATTCAATAAAAAAAATTTTTACATTAAACGTTGTTCAAGAAATTATAAAAAAAACGTGTTCAAAAAAAAATCATGTGATTTTTATTATAGCTAATAAAACAAATATAATTCATGAAGTCTTTAATAAAATAAAAAAATCAATAGGAACACTATTAAAAATTATTCAAAATAATGTTTATAAACCAATTTGGATCACTGAGTTTCCTATGTTTTATGAAGAAATAGATGGCACACTTTCTTGTATGCATCATCCTTTTTCAGCACCTCTAAATATTACAATTGAAGAATTAAGATCCATGCCAAAAAAAACAATTTCAAATTCATACGATTTAGTTATTAATGGATATGAATTAGGAGGAGGTTCAGTACGTATTCATGACCCTGTTATGCAAAAAACAGTGTTAGATATAATTTCTATCAATAAACCAGAAGAACAAAGATCAAAATTTGATTTTTTTATTAATGCATTAGGATATGGAACTCCTGTACATGCAGGAATTGCTTTAGGATTAGATAGATTAATTATGTTATTAACTAATAATCATGATATAAAAGATGTTATTGCTTTTCCTAAAACGACTACAGCATCTTGTTTAATGACTAACGCACCTAATAAAATAAATGAACAAACATTAAATGAATTATTTATACAATATAATAAAGAAAATTAATTTATTAATTTATTTCATAAATATTTTTTTACAAAAATATCAATTATCATTGAATCTAATATATATAAAAATATATATTATTAAAAATGAATTTAAAAAATTAATTTAAAAAATAAAACAATAATCAAATTTTGATTATTAGATATTGAAGAATTCTGTCAAATAATAAATATAAAATATATATTTTAATAATAAAAATCTTTTGTAAATATATTATGTTTTTTAATATTTAGTATATTTAAATTAATTAAAAATAAACTATAAAAACAATACTTAATTATTTTTTAAATTTACTTTTGTATTTTTAAATTCATTATTTATAAATTTTATTCTACAACTAAAATTCTAATTGTATTAGTTTTTCCTATTGAACTCATAACATCTCCTTGAGTAACAATAACCAAATCATTTTTAACTAAAAATTTTTGTTCTTTAAGAAGAATAATTGCTTCAGTAGCAGCCACTACTCCTTCTTGATTACTATTAAAATAAACAGGTGTAACACCACGATATAAAGCTGCTAATTTTAATGTACTATGATGACGAGACATTGCAAAAATTGGCAACCCTGAAGTAATACGCGATGTCATTAAGGCTGTTCTTCCTGATTCTGTCATAGTAATAATTGCTGTTACACCTTCTAAATGATTAGCTGAATACATTGCTGACATTGCAATAGCTTCTTCGATACTATTAAATTGTAAATCTAGTCGGTGTCTGGAAACATTAATACTAGGAACTTTTTCCGCACCTTTACAAACTTTTGCCATTGCAATAACAGTTTCTACAGGGTAATTTCCAGAAGCAGTTTCTGCAGATAGCATAACAGCATCGCTTCCATCTAAAACAGCATTGGCAACATCCATTACTTCTGCTCGGGTAGGTAGAGGATTAATTATCATTGACTCCATCATTTGTGTAGCAGTAATGACTACTCTATTTAATTGTCTTGCTTTTCGTATTAAAGTTTTTTGGATTCCAGCGAGAGCTGGATCTCCTATTTCCACACCTAGATCTCCTCTTGCAACCATAATAACATCAGATGCTAAAATAATACTTTCCATCACAGATTCTGTTAAAACAGCTTCAGCTCTTTCTATTTTTGCTACAATTTTTGCATTACTTCCAGATTCGATTGCTAACTTTCTTGCTTCATTAATATCATCAGCTGATCTTGGAAAAGAAACAGCAAGATAATCTACACCTATACTAGCTGCTAATATTATGTCTTTTTTATCTTTTTTTGTTAATGATTTAGCAGATAGTCCTCCATTTAATTTATTAATTCCTTTATTTTTAGAAAGAAAACCTCCTATTATAACTTTAGTATATATCTTTTGTTTAGTAGATTTAATAACTTTTAATTGTATTCTTCCATCATCTAATAATAAATGATCCCCTGAAAAAACATCAATGGGCAGTTGTTTATAATCTACTCCAACTTTTTTCTCCGTTCCTTCATATATTCCTAATGTAGAATCTAGCAAAAATTGATCTCCAACATTTAAGAATACTTTTTCTGATTTAAAACCTGTAATTCTAATTTTAGGTCCTTGTAAATCTCCTAATAAAGCTACATGACATTTTAGTTTATTCATGATTTCAAAAACTTTTTTAGCTCTATTCTGATGTTCTTCTGGAAGACCATGAGAAAAATTCAATCGTAATACGTTTACACCTGATTTTATAATTTTTTCAAGATTATTATCTCTATCTGTAGCTGGACCTAAAGTAGCGACAATTTTTGTTCTTCTAAATCTTCTTATCATAAATTTATCTCGGTTAATTTTTAAAATATATTATAAAAAAAAATAAAAATTATTAAAAAATGACTTAATAATAAGAATTTTTATTTTTATTATTGTTTACATAAATTCATTAATATTATGAATATTCATTAAAGAATAAAATAACAAGTCTTCTTAATATAATAAAAGTAATATATGATTGCAATAAATCTTATTTTTATTAATTTTAAAAAATATAATTTTTATCAAATAGATTTAAAAACGATCAAACCTTATTAATCTTATAGATATAGATGAATAAATATAATAAAACAAATTATTGTTTATTCATGGTATATATTTTATGCTCTTACTATGTATTACAATAATTTTTTATAATATATAATTATATATCATAACAAAAAAAAAAATATCAATATCAATATCAAAATTCAACTAATGTATATAATATTAAATTAAATGTTTGTGTATATTTTGACAAGAAAATTATATATATAAAATATATATATAAATTCTCATTAAATAATTTATATAAAAAATAATATATTTATATATACAATATATTGATATAAAAAAAAAAAATTATTATTTTTTATCAACTTTTTAAATTTATTTAAATATATATATATATTTATTTTAAAAAAATGAAATTATTTTATTTTAATTTTGCAATATGTAAGGAAAATAATAGATTCAAAATTATTTCTATAATCTTATTAAATATATATCATGAATAAAATTTTAAATTTTATTTCATATGAAAGGAAAGATGTTAAAAAATGGTAAAAAATATAAAAAAAGGACATGATCTAATTATTTTTGGTGCTAAAGGAGATCTGGCGAAAAGAAAACTTATCCCTTCTCTTTATCAGCTAGAAAAAGCAAATAAACTTAATCAAGATACTAGAATCATTGGTGTTGGTCGTGCAGATTGGGATAAACAATATTATAAATATATTGTAAGAAAAGCTTTAGAAAATTTTATGACAGAAAAAATAGAAGAATCATTATGGAATAGATTACATAATCGACTAGATTTTTGTAATTTAGATGTGAATGAAACAAAAAATTTTTTAAAACTAAAAAATTTATTAGATCAAAAAAAAAGAATTACTATAAATTATTTTGCAGTGCCTCCTAGTATTTATGGAGCTATTTGCAATGGTTTGGCTTCAGCAAAGCTAAATCTACCTCCTGCAAGAATAGTTATAGAAAAACCTTTAGGTACATCTTTAAAAACATCACAAGAAATAAATAATCAAATAGGAAAATATTTTTCAGAATCACAAATTTTCCGTATTGATCATTATCTTGGTAAAGAAACTATACTAAATTTGCTATCTTTAAGATTTGCGAATCCAATTTTTTATAAAAATTGGAATAATCAAACAATTGATCATATTCAAATTACCGTAGCTGAAGAAATAGGAATTGAAGGAAGATGGGATTATTTTGATAAAACTGGACAAATGCGTGATATGGTTCAAAATCATTTATTACAAATATTAAGTATTATTGCTATGTGTCCTCCAAATAATCTCAATGCTGATAGTATTAGAGATGAAAAAGTAAAAGTATTAAAATCCTTACGACTTATTGATGAAACTAATATACAAAAAAATACTGTCCGAGGACAATATACTTTTGGGAGTATAAATGGTATATATGTTCCAGCGTATATTAATGAAGAAGGAGCTGAAACAAATAGTAATACTGAAACTTTTGTTGCTATTCGAGTTGATATCGATAATTGGAGATGGTCAGGTGTGCCATTTTATTTAAGAACTGGGAAAAGATTACCTCAAAAGTATTCTGAAATTTCAATTTTTTTTAAAAATATATCAATGAATTTATTTAAAGAATCAATGCCTATTCTGCCTCAAAATAAATTAATTATTCGATTACAACCTAATGAAGGAATTGATATTCATATTTTAAATAAAATACCAGAATTAAGTTCTACTAATAATTTAACTAATACAAAATTAAGTTTTAATTATGTAGAAAATTTTAAAAAAAATTGTTTAATCGATGCTTATGAACGTCTATTACTAGAAAGCATGAGAGGAGTTCAATCTTTGTTTGTTCGTAGAGATGAAGTAGAAGAAGCCTGGAAATGGGTTGATTCAATTATTCATGCATGGGATCAAAAACAAACTCAACCTGAATTATATCAAGCAGGAACATGGGGGCCAATTTCATCTAATAAAATGATTGAAAAAGACAAACGTAATTGGAATGAATAATACTTATTTTTTTTTTATGAATATTAATTTTAAATTATATTCTAAAATTATAAAAATATAATTATTAATTATAATATTAAATTTTATATATTGAATATAATTAAAAAAATTATTTAATAAAATTTTTTATAGAATGTTATATAATTCAAATAAAATTTTTATAGTTTCTAAAATTGATCAAGCATTATTTTATTGTTTGATCAATAAATGTAATTTTTATTGTTTTTAATAAAACATATATTCTATCTATTATTTATTTTAGTTTCTTTAATATAATCATAATAAATAAATAATTATTTAAAAAAATAAATAATAGATCAAAATATATATTTTAAAAATTGATTTATATTGTTAGATTGTATTTTACAAAAATAA belongs to Buchnera aphidicola (Eriosoma grossulariae) and includes:
- the infA gene encoding translation initiation factor IF-1, giving the protein MTKEENIEMQGTIIDTLPNTMFHVKLENGHNIIAHISGKMRKNYIRILTGDKVTVELTTYDLTKGRIVFRSR
- the aspS gene encoding aspartate--tRNA ligase is translated as MRTAYCGKLRLNHVNETVRLCGWVQNIRHFKKIIFINMRDCNGIVQIIIDNRELQLFEKAKTLRNEFCIQITGIVQEKNAKNISIQNGDIEVLVSELIIINSSNPLPLDQTKKNKKNVSLKYRYLELRNSNIINNLKIRNDVINFIHNFLYKNNFLYIETPILTQSTPEGARDYLVPSRIHKKKFYALPQSPQLFKQLLMIAGIDRYYQIAKCFRDEDLRSDRQPEFTQIDLELSFVNAIQVQNIIELMICNLWMKIKNINLPKFPKITFKESIKLYGTDKPDLRNPIMMTNIKTLFSSTIYHEFTPFMKDENSRIVAINIPDGNNLSDIEIQKYQIETEQYHNSIFLCIKNNQLQFINKNFKHSIKKIFTLNVVQEIIKKTCSKKNHVIFIIANKTNIIHEVFNKIKKSIGTLLKIIQNNVYKPIWITEFPMFYEEIDGTLSCMHHPFSAPLNITIEELRSMPKKTISNSYDLVINGYELGGGSVRIHDPVMQKTVLDIISINKPEEQRSKFDFFINALGYGTPVHAGIALGLDRLIMLLTNNHDIKDVIAFPKTTTASCLMTNAPNKINEQTLNELFIQYNKEN
- the pyk gene encoding pyruvate kinase; this encodes MIRRFRRTKIVATLGPATDRDNNLEKIIKSGVNVLRLNFSHGLPEEHQNRAKKVFEIMNKLKCHVALLGDLQGPKIRITGFKSEKVFLNVGDQFLLDSTLGIYEGTEKKVGVDYKQLPIDVFSGDHLLLDDGRIQLKVIKSTKQKIYTKVIIGGFLSKNKGINKLNGGLSAKSLTKKDKKDIILAASIGVDYLAVSFPRSADDINEARKLAIESGSNAKIVAKIERAEAVLTESVMESIILASDVIMVARGDLGVEIGDPALAGIQKTLIRKARQLNRVVITATQMMESMIINPLPTRAEVMDVANAVLDGSDAVMLSAETASGNYPVETVIAMAKVCKGAEKVPSINVSRHRLDLQFNSIEEAIAMSAMYSANHLEGVTAIITMTESGRTALMTSRITSGLPIFAMSRHHSTLKLAALYRGVTPVYFNSNQEGVVAATEAIILLKEQKFLVKNDLVIVTQGDVMSSIGKTNTIRILVVE
- the zwf gene encoding glucose-6-phosphate dehydrogenase, translating into MVKNIKKGHDLIIFGAKGDLAKRKLIPSLYQLEKANKLNQDTRIIGVGRADWDKQYYKYIVRKALENFMTEKIEESLWNRLHNRLDFCNLDVNETKNFLKLKNLLDQKKRITINYFAVPPSIYGAICNGLASAKLNLPPARIVIEKPLGTSLKTSQEINNQIGKYFSESQIFRIDHYLGKETILNLLSLRFANPIFYKNWNNQTIDHIQITVAEEIGIEGRWDYFDKTGQMRDMVQNHLLQILSIIAMCPPNNLNADSIRDEKVKVLKSLRLIDETNIQKNTVRGQYTFGSINGIYVPAYINEEGAETNSNTETFVAIRVDIDNWRWSGVPFYLRTGKRLPQKYSEISIFFKNISMNLFKESMPILPQNKLIIRLQPNEGIDIHILNKIPELSSTNNLTNTKLSFNYVENFKKNCLIDAYERLLLESMRGVQSLFVRRDEVEEAWKWVDSIIHAWDQKQTQPELYQAGTWGPISSNKMIEKDKRNWNE